A window of the Podospora bellae-mahoneyi strain CBS 112042 chromosome 6, whole genome shotgun sequence genome harbors these coding sequences:
- a CDS encoding hypothetical protein (COG:C; CAZy:AA7; EggNog:ENOG503NXRX; antiSMASH:Cluster_3; SMCOG1138:FAD linked oxidase domain protein), with amino-acid sequence MVVDNLLQLNVVLGDGRAIPHLLWGMKGAGHNFGIVTSFELNIFPRGPDTWHYHNYIWTGAQLERVFTSLNRLHNNGSTPVNMALNFGFFFMNTTVSTTDPILSWTFAYRGPPNEAEALLAEFNAIASVYNEQGDVPYSGVSKVQGNAENDFICQKGNKRITTTAGFQVYNLTAERLIYNGFRARAISHPTLAAGAGILHEGYSTAGVGARNPADTAYPFQSDHHLMLFNGVVPPNDPVLEELAWEWANEVKDMWNAGQPTRTENNYVNYANGYEDLETVYGREPWRLARLRALKQKYDPQNKFRFYNPIVEPREGKGKGKGKGKGKGKRRSFQG; translated from the exons ATGGTGGTagacaacctcctccagctcaacGTCGTCCTCGGCGACGGCAGAGCCATCCCGC ACCTCCTCTGGGGCATGAAAGGCGCCGGCCACAACTTTGGCATCGTCACCTCCTTCGAACTCAACATCTTTCCCCGCGGTCCCGACACCTGGCACTACCACAACTACATCTGGACCGGCGCCCAGCTCGAAAGAgtcttcacctccctcaaccgcctccaCAACAACGGCTCAACACCGGTAAACATGGCCCTCAAtttcggcttcttcttcatgaacaccaccgtctccaccaccgacccgATCCTCTCCTGGACATTCGCCTACCGCGGCCCGCCCAACGAAGCAGAGGCCCTCCTGGCCGAATTCAACGCCATCGCGTCAGTCTACAACGAGCAAGGCGACGTGCCCTACAGCGGCGTCTCCAAAGTCCAAGGCAACGCCGAGAACGACTTCATCTGCCAAAAAGGCAACAAgcgcatcaccaccaccgccggcttCCAAGTCTACAACCTCACCGCCGAGCGGCTCATCTACAACGGCTTCCGCGCCCGCGCCATTTCCCATCCTACCCTAGCCGCCGGCGCGGGCATCCTTCACGAGGGGTACTCTACCGCCGGTGTTGGCGCCAGGAACCCGGCTGATACCGCGTACCCCTTCCAGTCTGACCACCATCTGATGCTCTTCAACGGTGTCGTCCCGCCAAACGATCCTGTTCTCGAGGAACTGGCGTGGGAGTGGGCGAATGAAGTGAAGGATATGTGGAATGCGGGGCAGCCGACGCGGACGGAAAACAACTATGTCAACTATGCCAATGGGTACGAGGACTTGGAGACGGTGTACGGGCGAGAGCCGTGGAGattggcgaggttgagggcaCTGAAGCAGAAGTATGATCCGCAGAACAAGTTTAGGTTTTACAACCCTATTGTCGAGCCGAGagagggcaagggcaagggtaaagggaaaggaaagggaaaggggaagaggaggtcgttTCAGGGGTAA
- a CDS encoding hypothetical protein (antiSMASH:Cluster_3; EggNog:ENOG503NXRX; COG:C), with protein sequence MVHCRSDSRCLCPRTFSPRAPRLCFKSYLPPHSVDPFDMRGFVSLAWGRLATALLLVFVHLSLAAVLSVPRYSELEARTRADLDANTVRRELGSRLSPGTVIFEPGDGKFPATTARWNTFAPPQIQVVVQPASEADVAKIGDQVQYCNANGIDFLATNGGHRNSASLGTFTGVQISMALLRTITI encoded by the exons ATGGTGCACTGCAGATCGGATTCTCGTTGCTTGTGTCCTCGCACGTTTTCCCCACGCGCGCCAAGGCTGTGTTTTAAGTCGTATTTACCTCCACACTCGGTAGATCCTTTCGATATGAGAGGTTTTGTCTCACTTGCTTGGGGCAGGCTTGCCACCGCCctgttgctggtgtttgTCCACCTCAGCTTGGCAGCTGTCCTTTCAGTCCCCAGGTATTCCGAACTTGAGGCTCGAACTCGGGCCGACTTGGACGCCAATACTGTGAGAAGGGAGCTCGGAAGCCGTCTTTCACCCGGCACGGTCATCTTCGAACCTGGCGATGGAAAGTTCCCTGCTACCACAGCAAGATGGAACACATTTGCCCCGCCACAGATCCAGGTTGTCGTTCAACCTGCAAGCGAAGCAGATGTGGCAAAGATT GGAGACCAGGTGCAATACTGCAATGCCAACGGCATCGATTTTCTGGCCACTAATGGCGGCCACCGGAATAGTGCCAGTTTGGGAACCTTCACTGGCGTTCAAATTAGCATGGCATTGCTGAGAACCATTACCATCTAG
- a CDS encoding hypothetical protein (EggNog:ENOG503NVBB; SMCOG1034:cytochrome P450; antiSMASH:Cluster_3; COG:Q), whose product MDRLTSPFEDDSPHRYLIALAIVPVLLFALYQYLLPKPIPGIAYNPSAAKSLLGDVSEMIAEPNGRVPRLVRQASPQDELPHLPIFIKPFSQPWVLLSDFRESRDILTRRHKEFDKSSFLSDGMACMGALHGIYMTDHKFRANRQLIHDLMTSTFLNGHVGPAIYNKGSELMRLFEMKVRLARGRPFSVKKDFEYASLDCMLEFAFGRNWVDTAVGEQVKVVGGLTEDSLVIPVSVDEPVDFPLGEISVYEAPEIVEKTINAIMPKLQTWWWSQQGWYKKIFDDKEKAMKAQGKIETGVEHMLMREAARAEKEGREPDFESQVFRDELFGDIVGGHHTTSGAMMWLTKYLTDDPTIQSKLRSVLHSTLSAAHQKGRLFTFEEIRHAKLPYLDAIIEEMLRINAVPVTREAVVDTTVLGCPIKKGTQVFFMSNGPGFLSPSFPVDEAKRSDTSRLSKRANDSWDERQDLARFDPERWLVRKTDGTGVTADGVDFDGAAGPQLLFGLGPRTCWGRRLAHMEMKVIIAMLVWTFQLERTPPELSGYGGLEGIARVPKKCYVRLVKL is encoded by the exons ATGGATCGTCTCACCTCGCCCTTCGAAGATGACTCCCCACACCGCTACCTCATCGCTTTGGCGATCGTCCCAGTTCTGCTATTCGCCCTCTACCagtacctcctccccaaacccatccccGGCATAGCCTACAATCCCTCCGCTGCAAAATCCCTCCTCGGTGACGTCTCCGAGATGATAGCAGAA CCAAACGGGCGAGTTCCGCGTCTGGTGCGCCAAGCAAGTCCGCAAGATGAACTCCCCCATCTGCCAATCTTCATCAAACCCTTCTCCCAACCCTGGGTGTTGCTCTCCGACTTTCGCGAGTCGCGCGATATCCTCACGCGGCGTCACAAGGAGTTTGACAAGTCAAGCTTTTTATCGGATGGCATGGCCTGCATGGGCGCGCTCCACGGTATTTACATGACCGATCACAAGTTCAGGGCGAACAGGCAGCTGATTCATGATTTGATGACGAGCACGTTTCTGAATGGGCACGTCGGGCCGGCGATTTACAACAAGGGGTCGGAGCTGATGAGGTTGTTTGAGATGAAGGTGAGACTGGCGAGGGGGAGGCCATTCAGTGTAAAGAAGGACTTTGAGTATGCCTCGCTGGATTGCATGTTGGAGTTTGCGTTTGGGAGGAACTGGGTTGATACGGCTGTTGGGGAGCAGGTCAAGGTAGTGGGAGGGTTGACGGAGGATAGCCTGGTTATTCCGGTGTCGGTTGATGAGCCGGTCGACTTTCCGCTCGGTGAGATT TCGGTGTATGAGGCGCCGGAGATTGTGGAGAAGACGATCAATGCGATCATGCCGAAGCTACagacatggtggtggtcgcaGCAGGGTTGGTACAAAAAGATCTTTGATGACAAGGAAAAGGCGATGAAGGCCCAG GGCAAGATAGAAACGGGTGTGGAGCATATGCTGATGCGAGAAGCTGCTCGGGCAGAAAAGGAGGGAAGAGAACCTGATTTTGAGAGCCAGGTTTTCAGAGATGAG CTATTTGGAGATATTGTGGGAGGTCACCACACCACGTCTGGTGCCATGATGTGGCTTACAAAGTATCTCACCGATGACCCCACGATTCAGTCCAAGCTGAGATCTGTTTTGCACTCAACACTATCTGCGGCTCACCAAAAAGGCAGGCTGTTTACCTTTGAAGAGATCCGCCACGCCAAACTGCCCTACTTAGATGCCATCATTGAAGAAATGCTTCGCATCAATGCCGTGCCAGTTACCCGTGAAGCCGTGGTTGACACTACCGTTTTGGGGTGTCCGATCAAGAAGGGAACGCAGGTCTTCTTTATGTCGAACGGCCCAGGCTTTTTGTCGCCTTCTTTCCCGGTGGATGAAGCAAAGCGAAGCGATACATCCAGGTTGTCTAAACGGGCCAACGACTCTTGGGATGAGAGGCAGGACCTGGCAAGATTCGATCCCGAGCGTTGGCTGGTGAGGAAGACAGATGGAACAGGTGTCACGGCTGATGGTGTCGACTTTGATGGCGCAGCCGGGCCTCAGCTGCTGTTTGGTCTTGGGCCTAGAACATGCTGGGGCAGGAGGTTGGCGCACatggagatgaaggtgaTCATTGCCATGTTGGTGTGGACGTTTCAATTGGAGAGAACACCACCAGAGCTCTCTGGATATGGTGGCTTGGAGGGTATTGCTCGTGTTCCCAAGAAATGTTATGTTAGGTTAGTGAAGCTGTAG
- a CDS encoding putative secondary metabolism biosynthetic enzyme (EggNog:ENOG503Q4XG; SMCOG1001:short-chain dehydrogenase/reductase SDR; antiSMASH:Cluster_3): protein MSFRINTILILGAGGGIGKPTARRFHSLGKKVIVTGREQDRERLEQIVNELEGLEYRIWDLTQLDSLQPQVDGILRHFPKLDTVFVNAGIQNHYGVFQNPPPNLAQEAIQELTTNLVAPILVAQAFAAHLLSLAKQDIKTNIFLTSSSLEYFPVPFYPTYCPSKAGVASFCKILRWQLEATGVKGMSVVEVAPPYVDTPLNAHHREQTDALQGGPEKAVQPMPLGEYIDKFFDLLENTKEDGSISDEIGVGFGGQGQKVWKQGYESLLRGSGMTD, encoded by the exons ATGTCGTTCCGTATCAACACCATTCTCATCCTAGGAGCAGGTGGCGGGATCGGCAAGCCTACAGCTCGTCGATTCCATAGCCTGGGTAAAAAGGTCATCGTAACTGGAAGGGAgcaagacagagagagatTAGAGCAGATTGTCAACGAGCTTGAAGGCCTGGAGTACCGCATT TGGGATCTCACCCAGCTCGACTCACTGCAGCCCCAAGTTGATGGTATCCTCCGCCACTTTCCCAAGCTTGACACTGTCTTCGTCAACGCCGGCATCCAAAACCACTACGGCGTCTtccaaaacccaccccccaatctcGCCCAGGAAGCCATTCAAGAGTTAACAACCAACTTGGTTGCACCCATTCTTGTCGCTCAGGCCTTTGCCGCCCATCTTTTGTCTCTTGCAAAACAAGACATCAAAACCAACATCTTCCTTACGAGCTCCTCGCTGGAGTATTTCCCTGTTCCATTTTACCCAACCTACTGCCCTTCCAAAGCCGGCGTGGCGTCCTTTTGCAAGATCTTACGCTGGCAGCTTGAGGCGACTGGTGTCAAAGGAATGAGCGTTGTTGAAGTCGCACCGCCCTATGTTGACACACCCCTGAATGCTCATCACAGAGAGCAAACCGATGCGCTGCAGGGCGGGCCTGAGAAGGCGGTGCAGCCTATGCCGCTTGGCGAATACATCGACAAGTTCTTTGACCTGTTGGAGAACACCAAGGAGGATGGGTCAATCAGTGATGAGATTGGGGTCGGCTTTGGCGGGCAGGGGCAAAAGGTGTGGAAGCAGGGGTATGAGAGCTTGCTCAGGGGGAGTGGTATGACTGATTAA
- a CDS encoding hypothetical protein (antiSMASH:Cluster_3; SMCOG1042:O-methyltransferase; EggNog:ENOG50KOG3178; COG:D) has product MATQGSESILGLAQNILNLTQDLTNISKQTTWWLPPFHSNLKILLPPWNAIHAGLKTSLEDLQRLIDGPRKWLREFCCTGYDLGLVQVALDFEFFQLVPAHGSITIDELAEKAGLDADRTGRIIRQLMTYRIFEEHQPRVISHSNTSLLMQQDEELRSVVHYSLDEMLKAAADCNITFKVHPYECHQSLNPFMTRHGVGIFEFYKNDPAKARRFANAMAGLRKMDRHLDYLLYDSFNWGALNGTVVDCGGGNGHISKSLAEAYPNIKCIVQDSNADMLAEGKESLSPELADRVTYSKHSFFDPQPVKDAAAFLIRQCTHNWADKDVVRIFKGFVPGLENSSPNTPLLINDIIIPEPGVWPRHQERVVRQVDSVMIVNCGGKQRTKAEFEQLLKEADSRYEIRNVFDNGPLGLLEVYLKR; this is encoded by the exons ATGGCTACTCAAGGATCCGAATCTATCCTGGGCCTGGCCCAAaacatcctcaacctcacacaGGATCTCACAAATATCTCCAAGCAAACAACTTGGTGGCTCCCACCTTTTCACTCGAATCTCAAGATCCTCCTGCCACCTTGGAATGCC ATCCACGCCGGCCTCAAGACCAGTCTAGAGGATCTACAACGCCTCATTGACGGTCCCCGGAAATGGCTGAGAGAGTTCTGCTGCACCGGTTATGATCTTGGTCTCGTTCAG GTTGCCCTGGACTTTGAATTCTTCCAACTCGTCCCTGCGCATGGAAGCATCACCATCGATGAGCTTGCCGAAAAGGCCGGTCTCGACGCGGACCGCACGGGGCGCATCATCCGCCAACTGATGACCTATCGTATCTTCGAGGAGCACCAACCAAGGGTCATCTCCCAcagcaacacctccctcctcatgcAGCAAGATGAGGAACTCCGCTCTGTGGTCCACTACAGCCTCGATGAGATGCTcaaggccgccgccgactGCAACATCACCTTCAAGGTTCACCCATACGAATGCCACCAgagcctcaaccccttcatGACCCGCCACGGCGTTGGCATCTTTGAGTTCTACAAGAACGACCCCGCCAAAGCCCGACGCTTTGCAAACGCCATGGCTGGTCTCCGAAAGATGGACCGACACCTGGACTACCTTCTCTACGACAGCTTCAACTGGGGTGCCCTCAACGGCACAGTGGTTGACTGTGGAGGAGGCAATGGCCACATCAGCAAGAGCTTGGCTGAG GCCTACCCCAACATCAAGTGCATCGTGCAGGACAGCAACGCCGACATGCTCGCCGAGGGCAAGGAATCCCTCTCGCCAGAGCTCGCCGACAGAGTGACCTACTCCAAGCACAGCTTCTTCGACCCGCAACCAGTCAAGGACGCGGCGGCGTTTTTGATCCGCCAGTGCACCCACAACTGGGCTGACAAGGACGTCGTCAGGATCTTCAAGGGCTTCGTTCCTGGCCTGGAAAACTCCAGCCCAAACACCCCTTTGCTGatcaacgacatcatcatccccgagCCTGGTGTTTGGCCCCGTCACCAAGAGCGTGTCGTCAGACAGGTTGACTCGGTCATGATTGTGAACTGTGGTGGAAAGCAGAGGACCAAAGCCGAGTTTGAGCAGTTGCTGAAGGAGGCTGATTCGCGGTATGAGATTAGGAATGTCTTTGACAATGGACCgttggggctgttggagGTTTATCTCAAGCGCTGA
- a CDS encoding hypothetical protein (COG:I; antiSMASH:Cluster_3; EggNog:ENOG503NWJ7), which translates to MAFNSEPQREQHELVSIVGMGCRWPGGSHTSEQFWNFFCNKVDGWKEFDDHASPPKASTTQTPTVQEALP; encoded by the exons ATGGCCTTCAATTCAGAACCCCAACGCGAGCAACATGAGCTAGTTTCCATTGTCGGCATGG GATGCCGTTGGCCCGGCGGTAGCCACACTTCAGAACAGTTCTGGAACTTCTTCTGCAACAAGGTCGATGGCTGGAAAGAGTTTGACGACCAcgcttctcctccaaaggcttccaccacccaaactcCGACCGTCCAGGAGGCTTTGCCATGA
- the PREU9 gene encoding Polyketide synthase-like protein Preu9 (SMCOG1022:Beta-ketoacyl synthase; COG:I; antiSMASH:Cluster_3; EggNog:ENOG503NWJ7) — translation MYAVNCAVNAIRAGDCDSAIVAAGNWIADPTVQIALDKLGALSASSRCHTFDARAEGYARGEGWGAIYLKRPSTASADNSPIRAFIRGSAVNSNGRTGGITRPSALGQETVIREAYRNAGGLPFKDTSYFECHGTGTYVGDPIEVAAVGRVFASVREPNDPLLVGSVKSNVGHGEGASALASIMKVVLALERGAIPPVYDLQTRNPNIDFDAANVQPVTEVTPWPEGKIRRASINSFGYGGANAHCIIDHVTNVWPDYVAPGVFNKSRAVTNGHTNGHANGHTNGSTNGHTNGNGNGTSNGHQNGSVQHSPVVKLKTTAVPGASTRQSVLLPLSADNEQSLKLNIEALAKAVDQFPLADVAYTLGNRRSKFAQRSFAIVDKDNVANDLLSVIDKKPTRAPLHTASLGFIFTGQGAQWHAMGSDLFQYRIFQNTIQHLDHVLGTLSNAPAWSLYDILCGNCDPSLIQTAEVSQAACTAVQVALVDLLASWSIRPSGVAGHSSGEIAAAYASGRITAAEAIVAAYLRGEAVSRNKQTGAMLAVGLGFDDVLKYLDGKEDEIKVAAINSPGSVTLSREEPTVDSISAAMTADSVFNRKLKTGGNAYHSHHMIPIGREYVELLTEGTEHLRKLGLTSSDDAARYQPTLWVSSVTPAKSTSGLGSDDLASYWRANLESPVRFSEAVAGLVQNADGVPICALVEIGPHPALKSPLEQILKAAGVKNVAYAGSTLKRGEGAQTSMLQLPGSLFALNSEVNIAAVNAVESSHDGKGDLEHGVTCVDLPPYRYTYGGLNYHESRASKEYRY, via the exons ATGTATGCCGTCAACTGTGCTGTCAACGCTATCCGTGCCGGAGATTGTGACTCTGCTATCGTGGCTGCAGGCAACTGGATAGCAGACCCTACGGTCCAGATAGCCCTCGATAAGCTCGGTGCTTTGTCTGCGTCGTCGAGATGCCACACCTTTGATGCCAGAGCCGAAGGCTATGCACGTGGAGAGGGGTGGGGAGCCATCTACCTGAAGAGACCCTCGACCGCTTCGGCGGATAACTCGCCTATCCGAGCTTTTATTCGAGGCAGTGCTGTCAACTCTAATGGGAGGACTGGTGGAATTACGAGGCCCAGTGCTCTCGGCCAAGAGACGGTGATTCGTGAAGCATATCGCAATGCTGGTGGCCTTCCGTTCAAGGACACCAGTTATTTCGAATGCCACGGAACAGGCACTTATGTGGGAGATCCAATCGAAGT TGCGGCCGTGGGCAGGGTCTTTGCCTCGGTGCGAGAGCCAAACGACCCGCTCCTTGTCGGATCAGTCAAGAGCAACGTGGGACACGGGGAAGGTGCAAGTGCTCTGGCGTCCATCATGAAAGTGGTGCTGGCTCTGGAGCGCGGTGCGATTCCGCCCGTTTACGACCTCCAGACACGCAACCCCAACATCGACTTTGACGCCGCCAATGTGCAGCCCGTCACGGAAGTTACACCGTGGCCCGAGGGAAAGATCCGACGTGCGTCTATCAACTCGTTCGGATACGGTGGTGCCAATGCGCATTGCATCATCGACCACGTCACCAACGTCTGGCCGGATTATGTCGCTCCTGGCGTTTTCAACAAGAGCAGGGCGGTGACCAACGGTCATACCAACGGCCATGCCAATGGGCATACAAACGGATCGACAAACGGCCACACAAATGGCAATGGCAATGGCACGTCAAATGGCCATCAGAACGGTTCTGTCCAACACAGTCCCGTCGTCAAGCTCAAGACGACTGCCGTGCCCGGGGCCAGCACTCGCCAATCTGTTCTGCTGCCTCTCTCAGCGGACAATGAACAAtccctcaagctcaacatcGAAGCCTTGGCCAAGGCTGTTGACCAGTTTCCCTTGGCAGATGTCGCATATACACTCGGTAACCGTCGGTCTAAATTCGCCCAGCGATCCTTTGCCATTGTGGACAAGGACAATGTCGCCAACGACCTTCTCAGTGTAATCGACAAGAAGCCGACCAGAGCTCCGCTGCATACCGCCAGTCTTGGATTCATCTTCACTGGACAGGGTGCTCAGTGGCATGCTATGGGGTCGGATCTTTTCCAGTACCGCATCttccaaaacaccatccagCATCTTGACCATGTCCTCGGCACGCTCTCCAACGCCCCTGCGTGGTCGTTGTACGACATTCTCTGTGGAAACTGCGATCCCTCCTTGATCCAAACCGCCGAGGTCTCACAAGCTGCCTGCACGGCTGTTCAAGTTGCCCTTGTCGACCTTCTTGCTTCCTGGTCTATCCGTCCTTCAGGTGTGGCTGGGCACTCATCTGGAGAGATCGCTGCTGCCTATGCTTCTGGTCGGATCACTGCTGCCGAGGCTATAGTCGCTGCTTATCTCCGTGGCGAGGCTGTCTCCAGAAACAAGCAAACAGGTGCCATGTTGGCTGTCGGGCTTGGATTCGATGACGTCCTCAAATACCTCGACGGTAAAGAGGACGAGATCAAGGTGGCTGCCATCAACTCCCCTGGTAGCGTGACCCTATCCAGAGAGGAGCCCACCGTCGACAGCATTTCGGCGGCCATGACAGCGGATAGTGTGTTTAACCGGAAGCTCAAGACCGGTGGCAATGCCTATCACTCACACCACATGATCCCCATCGGTCGTGAGTATGTCGAGCTCTTGACCGAGGGGACCGAGCACCTTCGTAAACTTGGCCTGACCTCGTCCGATGATGCCGCCCGCTACCAGCCCACACTCTGGGTCTCCTCCGTAACTCCCGCGAAGAGCACATCCGGTCTCGGCAGTGATGATCTCGCTTCCTACTGGAGAGCCAACCTCGAGTCCCCAGTTCGTTTCTCAGAAGCGGTGGCAGGTCTGGTGCAGAACGCCGACGGGGTTCCTATCTGCGCTCTCGTCGAGATTGGACCTCATCCTGCGCTCAAGAGCCCTCTTGAGCAGATTCTGAAGGCAGCGGGTGTCAAGAATGTTGCGTATGCTGGGTCGACACTGaagcgaggagaaggcgctcAGACATCGATGCTGCAACTTCCTGGCTCGCTCTTCGCTCTGAACAGTGAAGTAAACATTGCGGCCGTGAACGCGGTTGAATCTTCCCACGATGGGAAGGGAGATCTGGAGCATGGCGTTACCTGTGTTGACCTACCACCGTACCGGTATACCTACGGTGGTCTCAACTACCACGAGAGTCGGGCAAGCAAGGAGTATCGCTACTGA